A stretch of DNA from Actinomycetota bacterium:
GGACCTGGTCGTGGCGCACCGCGGTGATGGCGCCGTTGAGCCCGCGGTTGCTCCCGGTGTTGCGGGGTTCGTCGGCTCCTGGCAGCTTGGCGTGCAGCCCGTTGGAGTCGAGGTAGGCGACGCTGCCGCCACCGGCGGACCACACGTCGTTGGTCGCGTCGTAGGTGGCCTTCCACAGCCATGAGACGATCCCGCGGTCGAGGTCGTAGATGACCAACTGTTGATCGGAGTTGTCGCCGGCACGGGCGTGGCTGGGGATGCGCAGCCGATCGAACTCGGGTGGCAGGTAGTAGCGTGTGCGCACGACGGCGTACTCGGTGTCGCCCGGCTCGGCCCAGAAGATCGGTTCGCCCCACCGGTCGGTGTCCGCGCCCATGAGCAGGAAGCAGCCAGCGTTGCTGTTGTCGTGCTTGAGGAACTCGATGATGTCGGCCGATTGGGGGTGCACCGGCGCGTTGGTCGGCAGTGGCGTGTTCCAGAAGGAGCCGTCGGTGAACGCCCGCAGCGGGCGGGTGCCGGCCACGGCGTCGCCCGGGTGCATCACCGCGGTGGTCGCCACGACCGCGAGCAACGCGATCACCGTGCGCATGTGTCCCGTCGTTCGCATGTGACTAGCCTGACGTCGATGTTGGGACTATATCTCGTTTATGTCCGGTTTACCGCACCGTCGTTGACGGTCCCTGCGGACGAGGCGGGATGGTGTGAGGCGCGGCTGGCCTCGCCGGTCGCCGAGTGGGGGTCCGGAGGCGGACGGCGCGGGGGGACCACGACAACGACCCGCGGATCTCCATCACGTGTCGGCGGATGGGCCTCCGCGGTCGCCGCGCTCGTCCGGGTCGGGCGGCTCGGGCGGGGCGTCACCCGGCCCGAACAGCGCCGAGGGATCGTCTGGGACCTCCTCCCCGCCGGCCATGCGCGCCAGCCAGCGGGGCGGGTCGGCCAGCTCCTCGGCGTCGGGGAGGTTCTCGGGGTGCGCTAACGCGCGGCGCAGCCCCTCGGGACCGCGGGCGTCGACGACGGCCGCGACGAAGCGATCGCCGACGGCCTCTTCGCGCGGGCGGAGGTCGAGGCCCAGCAGCTGCTCGAGGAGTCGCTCACCCTCGCCAGCGGTCGCCCGCCGGCGTCGCAGCACCTCCTCGACGCGCCCCAGGTTCGGAAGACGCGGCCCCGCCGCGGCGCGGATCTCGGCGCGGGTCCACGCCTGCAACAGCGAGACCACTCCCTGCAGACGCTCCAGGACCCGGCGTTGCGCGGCGGTCGGTTCCAGCCGGAAGTGGCTGGCCCGCTCCATCGCCTGCTGGAGCGCCTCCGGGTCGTCCGGATCCACCCCAGCCATGACCTCGCGCGAGAGGTCCATCAGCCGCTCGGCGTCGATCTCGGTCCCCGCCGCGAACGTTGCAACCAGGCGGTGGACGTGACCGGCCAGCCACGGGACGGCGTGGAACTGACGGCGGTGGGCGGCTTCGTGCAGCGCCAGCACCACACCGACCTCGGTCTCGTCCACGTCGTAGCCGGTGAACGCCTCTGAAGCGTTCACCGCGATGCGGTAGGCCGTGGCGGTGTCGGCCGTGGGGATCGCCAGGTCGAACTGCCCCAGCAACTGCCGCGCGAGTTGACCGATCACCTGACCGGCCTGCATGCCCATCAGCACCGCCCCCATCGGCTCGAGCACGCCACGCAGGTCGCCCAGCACCGCCCCGAGATCCAGACCGCCGAGCTCGACGCCGAGCGCCTCCATCGGCGCCTGGTCCTCGACGAGGTCGGCGAGCGCAGCGATCTGGGCCTGAGCGACCGGTTCCATCAACGGCCGCAAGCCGTCGACCGCCGCGTTGACCCACGTCTGGCGGCTGACGACGGCAAGGCGCCCCGCATCGGGCGGGGCCGGCAGGGAA
This window harbors:
- a CDS encoding zinc-dependent metalloprotease, which gives rise to MAPDDSDDAAGDDQPQLPGDLAGLFEQLGGPQLFAQLRRAIAATGGAPVNWDLARQGALQLAASGDRSPTPDEVARAAEALRLAEHWLDDGSLPAPPDAGRLAVVSRQTWVNAAVDGLRPLMEPVAQAQIAALADLVEDQAPMEALGVELGGLDLGAVLGDLRGVLEPMGAVLMGMQAGQVIGQLARQLLGQFDLAIPTADTATAYRIAVNASEAFTGYDVDETEVGVVLALHEAAHRRQFHAVPWLAGHVHRLVATFAAGTEIDAERLMDLSREVMAGVDPDDPEALQQAMERASHFRLEPTAAQRRVLERLQGVVSLLQAWTRAEIRAAAGPRLPNLGRVEEVLRRRRATAGEGERLLEQLLGLDLRPREEAVGDRFVAAVVDARGPEGLRRALAHPENLPDAEELADPPRWLARMAGGEEVPDDPSALFGPGDAPPEPPDPDERGDRGGPSADT